One segment of Panicum virgatum strain AP13 chromosome 3K, P.virgatum_v5, whole genome shotgun sequence DNA contains the following:
- the LOC120699138 gene encoding phosphatidylinositol:ceramide inositolphosphotransferase-like isoform X1 — protein MSPFYLARSASKLVRRITSEVSVELKILSEKWRLLLAGLVFQYIHGLAARGVHYLHQPGPTLQDLGFMILPVCTTHALASNLVYELGKERGYISETLFTFIFLSFVLWTFHPFMLHTKRFYTVLIWRRVLAFLCASQFLRIITFYSTQLPGPNYHCREGSPLARLPPPQNAAEVLLINFPRGVIYGCGDLIFSSHMIFTLVFVITYQKYGSIRFVKMIAWCIAIAQSLLIISSRKHYSVDVVVAWYTVNLVVFFVDKKLTELPDRSAGSAPILPVSTKDKDTKLKEENTRSLNSNSGDSADRRPRTQMNAKHVENESHVDNESVKT, from the exons ATGTCGCCCTTCTACCTTGCTCGCAGTGCTTCCAAG CTAGTGAGGAGGATCACCTCGGAGGTATcggtcgagctcaagatcctctcTGAGAAATGGCGCCTTCTTCTCGCAGGCCTCGTTTTCCAG TACATTCATGGTTTGGCCGCGCGAGGGGTACATTATTTGCACCAGCCAGGGCCTACCCTTCAAGATCTAGGCTTCATGATTCTTCCGGTGTGTACAACACATGCCCTAGCTTCCAATCTTGTCTAT GAACTTGGAAAAGAAAGGGGTTACATCAGTGAGACATTGTTTACGTTCATATTCCTCTCCTTTGTATTG TGGACATTTCATCCTTTCATGCTTCATACCAAGCGCTTCTACACTGTTCTCATCTGGCGCAGGGTGCTTGCCTTCTTATGT GCTTCTCAATTTCTACGGATAATAACGTTCTATTCCACGCAGCTTCCAGGACCCAATTATCATTGTCGCGAG GGCTCACCTCTGGCCAGATTACCACCACCCCAGAATGCAGCAGAGGTTCTTCTGATTAATT TCCCACGGGGAGTGATATATGGCTGTGGTGACTTGATATTTTCATCCCACATGATTTTTACTCTAGTCTTTGTCATAACATACCAGAAGTATGGAAGCATAAG GTTTGTTAAGATGATTGCCTGGTGCATTGCTATTGCTCAAAGTCTTCTTATTATTTCTTCTCGCAAGCATTATAGTGTTGATGTTGTTGTTGCATG GTATACTGTGAATTTGGTTGTTTTCTTTGTGGATAAGAAGCTTACAG AACTTCCCGATCGATCAGCAGGGTCTGCACCAATACTGCCTGTGAGTACAAAGGACAAGGATACCAAGTTGAAAGAAGAGAACACGAGATCGCTGAATAGTAACTCTGGGGATTCAGCTGACCGG AGACCACGAACACAGATGAATGCGAAGCACGTTGAGAATGAAAGCCATGTTGATAATGAAAGTGTGAAAACATGA
- the LOC120699138 gene encoding phosphatidylinositol:ceramide inositolphosphotransferase-like isoform X2, with protein MSPFYLARSASKLVRRITSEVSVELKILSEKWRLLLAGLVFQYIHGLAARGVHYLHQPGPTLQDLGFMILPELGKERGYISETLFTFIFLSFVLWTFHPFMLHTKRFYTVLIWRRVLAFLCASQFLRIITFYSTQLPGPNYHCREGSPLARLPPPQNAAEVLLINFPRGVIYGCGDLIFSSHMIFTLVFVITYQKYGSIRFVKMIAWCIAIAQSLLIISSRKHYSVDVVVAWYTVNLVVFFVDKKLTELPDRSAGSAPILPVSTKDKDTKLKEENTRSLNSNSGDSADRRPRTQMNAKHVENESHVDNESVKT; from the exons ATGTCGCCCTTCTACCTTGCTCGCAGTGCTTCCAAG CTAGTGAGGAGGATCACCTCGGAGGTATcggtcgagctcaagatcctctcTGAGAAATGGCGCCTTCTTCTCGCAGGCCTCGTTTTCCAG TACATTCATGGTTTGGCCGCGCGAGGGGTACATTATTTGCACCAGCCAGGGCCTACCCTTCAAGATCTAGGCTTCATGATTCTTCCG GAACTTGGAAAAGAAAGGGGTTACATCAGTGAGACATTGTTTACGTTCATATTCCTCTCCTTTGTATTG TGGACATTTCATCCTTTCATGCTTCATACCAAGCGCTTCTACACTGTTCTCATCTGGCGCAGGGTGCTTGCCTTCTTATGT GCTTCTCAATTTCTACGGATAATAACGTTCTATTCCACGCAGCTTCCAGGACCCAATTATCATTGTCGCGAG GGCTCACCTCTGGCCAGATTACCACCACCCCAGAATGCAGCAGAGGTTCTTCTGATTAATT TCCCACGGGGAGTGATATATGGCTGTGGTGACTTGATATTTTCATCCCACATGATTTTTACTCTAGTCTTTGTCATAACATACCAGAAGTATGGAAGCATAAG GTTTGTTAAGATGATTGCCTGGTGCATTGCTATTGCTCAAAGTCTTCTTATTATTTCTTCTCGCAAGCATTATAGTGTTGATGTTGTTGTTGCATG GTATACTGTGAATTTGGTTGTTTTCTTTGTGGATAAGAAGCTTACAG AACTTCCCGATCGATCAGCAGGGTCTGCACCAATACTGCCTGTGAGTACAAAGGACAAGGATACCAAGTTGAAAGAAGAGAACACGAGATCGCTGAATAGTAACTCTGGGGATTCAGCTGACCGG AGACCACGAACACAGATGAATGCGAAGCACGTTGAGAATGAAAGCCATGTTGATAATGAAAGTGTGAAAACATGA
- the LOC120699138 gene encoding phosphatidylinositol:ceramide inositolphosphotransferase-like isoform X3, producing the protein MILPVCTTHALASNLVYELGKERGYISETLFTFIFLSFVLWTFHPFMLHTKRFYTVLIWRRVLAFLCASQFLRIITFYSTQLPGPNYHCREGSPLARLPPPQNAAEVLLINFPRGVIYGCGDLIFSSHMIFTLVFVITYQKYGSIRFVKMIAWCIAIAQSLLIISSRKHYSVDVVVAWYTVNLVVFFVDKKLTELPDRSAGSAPILPVSTKDKDTKLKEENTRSLNSNSGDSADRRPRTQMNAKHVENESHVDNESVKT; encoded by the exons ATGATTCTTCCGGTGTGTACAACACATGCCCTAGCTTCCAATCTTGTCTAT GAACTTGGAAAAGAAAGGGGTTACATCAGTGAGACATTGTTTACGTTCATATTCCTCTCCTTTGTATTG TGGACATTTCATCCTTTCATGCTTCATACCAAGCGCTTCTACACTGTTCTCATCTGGCGCAGGGTGCTTGCCTTCTTATGT GCTTCTCAATTTCTACGGATAATAACGTTCTATTCCACGCAGCTTCCAGGACCCAATTATCATTGTCGCGAG GGCTCACCTCTGGCCAGATTACCACCACCCCAGAATGCAGCAGAGGTTCTTCTGATTAATT TCCCACGGGGAGTGATATATGGCTGTGGTGACTTGATATTTTCATCCCACATGATTTTTACTCTAGTCTTTGTCATAACATACCAGAAGTATGGAAGCATAAG GTTTGTTAAGATGATTGCCTGGTGCATTGCTATTGCTCAAAGTCTTCTTATTATTTCTTCTCGCAAGCATTATAGTGTTGATGTTGTTGTTGCATG GTATACTGTGAATTTGGTTGTTTTCTTTGTGGATAAGAAGCTTACAG AACTTCCCGATCGATCAGCAGGGTCTGCACCAATACTGCCTGTGAGTACAAAGGACAAGGATACCAAGTTGAAAGAAGAGAACACGAGATCGCTGAATAGTAACTCTGGGGATTCAGCTGACCGG AGACCACGAACACAGATGAATGCGAAGCACGTTGAGAATGAAAGCCATGTTGATAATGAAAGTGTGAAAACATGA
- the LOC120699139 gene encoding uncharacterized protein LOC120699139, protein MVALSSQGSRISAGSRGVCGLLRSRPLVPYREGPLAYEPTVVCVCNRKAPRWISWSDDNPGRRYYRCSQARTDGDCGFYVWYDPDHTTFMKNLLLDLRNAVWELRSKAEEIAELKEINDLLSSENKEKVLVVMAQQKDLEERSQQLALLANKISSRSSCSLFCCGFVMLLVGLFFGLMLGAM, encoded by the exons ATGGTAGCGTTGAGCTCGCAAGGTTCCAGGATAAGTGCAGGCAGCCGTGGTGTCTGTGGGCTTCTGAGGTCGCGACCACTGGTGCCCTACAGAGAAGGCCCTCTTGCTTATGAGCCCACCGTGGTGTGCGTGTGCAACAGAAAGGCACCACGGTGGATTTCGTGGAGTGATGATAATCCAGGTCGGAGGTACTATAGATGCAGCCAAGCAAGG ACTGATGGAGACTGTGGCTTCTATGTGTGGTATGATCCTGACCACACAACATTTATGAAGAACTTACTTTTGGATCTCCGTAATGCTGTTTGGGAATTGAGGAGCAAAGCGGAGGAGATTGCTGAGCTGAAGGAAATCAATGACTTGCTGTCCAGTGAGAATAAAGAGAAGGTTTTAGTCGTAATGGCACAGCAGAAGGACCTGGAAGAGAGGAGTCAGCAATTGGCACTCCTGGCTAACAAGATCAGTTCAAGGAGTAGCTGTAGTTTATTCTGTTGTGGCTTTGTAATGTTACTGGTTGGCTTGTTCTTTGGCCTGATGTTAGGTGCCATGTGA